A portion of the Oncorhynchus clarkii lewisi isolate Uvic-CL-2024 chromosome 27, UVic_Ocla_1.0, whole genome shotgun sequence genome contains these proteins:
- the LOC139386092 gene encoding gap junction delta-2 protein-like, which yields MGEWTILERLLEAAVQQHSTMIGRILLTVVVIFRILIVAIVGETVYEDEQTMFICNTLQPGCNQACYDKAFPISHIRYWVFQIILVCMPSLCFITYSVHQSAKQRDRRYSFLYPLLERSDYGQSGTRKLRNINGILVHHGDGGGKDEHDCMEVKEIPNVPRGLTHGKKSKQRQQEGISRFYIIQVVFRNALEIGFLVGQYFLYGFSVPGIFECDRYPCLKEVECYVSRPTEKTVFLVFMFAVSGICVLLNLAELNHLGWKKIKAAIRGVQARRKSICEIRKKDMSHLSQPPNMGRTQSSESAYV from the exons ATGGGGGAGTGGACCATCCTGGAGCGCCTTCTGGAGGCTGCCGTCCAGCAGCATTCCACCATGATCGGAAG gatTCTTCTGACCGTGGTGGTGATCTTTCGGATCCTGATCGTGGCCATCGTTGGCGAGACGGTGTACGAGGACGAGCAGACCATGTTCATCTGCAACACCCTGCAGCCGGGCTGCAACCAGGCCTGCTACGACAAGGCCTTCCCCATCTCCCACATCCGCTACTGGGTCTTCCAGATCATTCTGGTGTGTATGCCCAGCCTGTGCTTCATCACCTACTCTGTGCACCAGTCGGCCAAGCAGCGTGACAGACGCTACTCCTTCCTCTACCCGCTGCTGGAACGTTCGGATTACGGGCAAAGCGGCACCAGGAAGCTTCGTAACATCAACGGCATCCTGGTGCACCACGGCGACGGTGGCGGGAAGGATGAGCATGACTGCATGGAGGTGAAGGAGATCCCCAATGTGCCGCGGGGGCTCACACATGGCAAGAAGTCCAAGCAGCGCCAGCAGGAGGGCATCTCACGCTTCTACATTATCCAGGTGGTGTTCCGTAATGCACTGGAGATCGGCTTTCTGGTGGGACAGTACTTCCTATACGGCTTCAGCGTGCCGGGCATCTTCGAGTGCGACCGTTACCCCTGCTTGAAGGAGGTGGAGTGCTACGTGTCACGGCCCACCGAGAAAACGGTCTTCCTGGTCTTCATGTTCGCTGTGAGTGGCATCTGCGTGCTGCTCAACCTGGCAGAGCTCAACCACCTGGGCTGGAAGAAAATCAAGGCAGCCATCCGGGGCGTGCAGGCCCGCCGCAAGTCCATCTGCGAGATCCGCAAGAAGGACATGTCTCACTTGTCACAGCCCCCCAACATGGGCAGGACCCAGTCCAGCGAGTCTGCCTACGTCTGA